gtttcatgcaataaataaataataaataagtaaataaataaatattataggacattattacacaaattgactaagtcccacagtaagctcaataaggcttgtattgagtgtacttagacaacgatatatataatatataaatacttaaatacatagaaaacacccatgactcaggaacaaatatccatgctcatcacacaaatacatgcccttaccaggatttgaacccgggaccatcagcttcgtaggcagggtcactacccactaggccaaaccggtcgtcaatatacaacatgttttaaatgcaatatttgtgtatgatattttttttatatctacacgATTATACAGGCTTATTATTTGCTCGTATATCACATTGTATCGTTCATCTTATAAGGCACCTGCGACGTTCAGTTaggtggcacagaaatatgacagatataaattaatgtaaatttgataggtcaaaattggaaaaaaaacagctggcatttgggatttttaaattttgctctgatcaaaatgaaaaccgatatctgaggatctgagaggccttttattatgaatttgagatcaaaattaaaaacaaatgccGCAGgtttgaattttagttttttcatccgatcaagatgaaaatcgatatcagGGTCAGAGAGGACCTTTATAACGAATATTAggtcaaacataaaaaaaatgctcgccatcttggatttctgcattttCCTCTGATCGAGATGAAAGTCGATATCTCAGGATCCTAGCGGCCCTTCATTATAATTCTGAGGTCATATCTGGTAAAAGCGCCCTCCATCTTGAATTTCTCAATTTTGCTCTgaccaagatgaaaatcgatatgtGAGGATCTGAGCCCTTCATTATAAGTCAAATTTGGTAAAAACGCCCGATATCTTGAATGACTCTGTTTTTACTCTGCCCAACTGCCCCACATGgtgggcattttttttttcatttttgacctcagattcattATAAAGGTCCACTAGGATCCTCAGATGTCGATTTttatcttgatcagagcaaataTGCAGAGATAAGTATTGAACACATCGTcataggaacagtttgtataggaaaatatcattattgtttttactatttttctcgcattctttccatattttttcaccgttcaaaccatccctggacctagaaatattccaataccaaaaatagccaaatcggtccagccgtccgcgaacttaacgaaaagttatGAATAGCAGCAAGATACCAGGACTaagaaaaatgtacacataAAAACCTCCACCTAAAACGACGATTCATATTtactatcacaaatttaaataattaaaacaacaacctgaacaaattaaaaatgaaagtttctttatattaatggttgtttaaaatgcatgaTATCATCCCCATATAAAATCCGTTTAGAacaagagaaatcaaaataatatgatcctagctaaactatacgttAAAAATAATCgcatattttttccagtgttcGTTGGAAcaactagcacatcatttatccgcacaataaggcatatttcttttgttaaagatataatttgaatacttcatactatgactgtgacaacgggccgccatttgtaaaataaatagctccgcggcacaatgTTGACgacccgcccgcttcggcacaatgtgtgtggtgtcattttgcagagctagttcgtcatctatgtttattatcaatcgctgttTTTATCACCTTTGTGTAGTCTCACCAACTACATAGTGCATATTTTCCGTTTACGTTGCGCGCCTACCTACTAAGGCAGCGCTTCAACGACAGATGCTTACCTTAATATCATACGAGAAACTTAAACCTTgtaaaaatatacgagtattataaatatatctaattgcTCTAGGTAAGTATACAATGGAGATGCCtctttaactttgctcaacccgttaccatcaagatgtcgtctctttgacgTCCGCAATCCAAGTGTACGAATCTGTACCCCACTCTCtttagcttccgcttacccctgTCACTTGCTAACTCTAGTATTGCCAGGGAAGCCATTAAACATTACCCATCACCCTGATATTAAACTTAGGTATTTTAAGAATGTTGccaagtaaaattcatatttgcatACACTATTTGGtgcaattactaaaaaatcatgacacGAGTATCTACATAATAACTCGTCGACTCAGCGCACTCAAAATCATAAATGTTTACACGCTCCTACTCTACTCCTAAAAAGATAAGTTTCGTCGCCAGGGCACTGCTTGTTGAAGGGCACGCTGTACGAGCACGGCGACCGGTTCGCGCCGAAGGAGTGCGCGGAGTGCGTGTGCCACGACGGCAACATGCAGTGCACGCGCGTCGACCCCGACAGCGCCTGCCCGCCGCTGCCCTGCGACCCGCCCGACCAGTTCACCGTGCCCGGCGAGTGCTGCAAGTTCTGTCCGGGTGGGTTCATACTTACCTAAACATTTACGGTGCACTTAATGGTCCTACTATACCTGAGAATGCCGAATAGCATGTGAAGCGAAGGAGATACTGAAGGAATAGCCAAAAATAACAACCATTAAGTAGTAACGGCAAGTCATACATTAAATTACCGATATCAGCTGGAAGACAAATCTCTTTGAATTCTTGAACCCGTAGGCGAAGAATTTATCCAAGCGTATTCCGTATAAGCCTACGAGTCTTGTCAACTCTAAAATACCTCTCTATCTATATCATGGGACTCGAATTTCTCGGTTTCAGGAGTGGACTACTGCAGTATGGGGCACACTTGCGACGAGAATGCGACCTGTATGAATCTCAACACCAAGTACACTTGTAAATGCAACCAGGGCTTCGAAGGCGATGGCATTACTTGTGAAGGTAAACTCACTCAACCCACTGTTGGCCTTACGTGATTTAGTGACTTGCAACTTTAAACactacataaattattttacgGTTGCTACCCACGAAAATGACGGCTTTTATGAATTGAATCGAGTGCGTACAAGTAAATTGTTAGTAGAATTGTCACTTATCCTGCTGCAGATTGTCCTCTGTCCAGACGTGATTAAAACTTGAGGAAGTGATGGATAAGAACAATCTGAGAGGTAATTTTCTAAAGGATTATGCGAATTTGTTCCTTGAAAAACTGTtcggaatttaatttcaatttggcTAAGCAGTACACTGTTATATTTCAGATGTGGACGAATGTAGTGAAGCCGGTGGTCTGTACGGACACCACTGCCACTCCAACACGCGCTGTGTCAACGTGGTGGGCGGCTACGTCTGCCAGTGTCTGCCCGGATATACCAGGAGAGACAAATTCAATTGCGTCGAGGTAATCTTACTGATAACAGTTCGTCCAAGCACCAGCTATACTCATTTTAAGGGCAAGGAATATCATGTTTCTGTGGCAAGGAATATTTTGTTCATACTTGTACCAACCTGCACAATAGGTACGAGCAGGTATTATCAGCGCGTGACGATTCTGAACCTTTCACTCTAATTGTGTTTTGAAACTGATTATTTCGATAATCGCGGCTCGAAAGGTTAGACTAGACCCCATGGTAGATATTATCAGCAGCAACTTAACATCTCATCAATATTGAATCAACGGACGCGAACCTGAGTCTTCAAACTAGCAACTCTCTTGTCTATAAGTACGTCTGTGTAGATGCTCGCTAGATAACGGCGGCATGCAATCGATTATGTGGCGGTTTTATTAGAGATCATCGTCCATTAAATGAGTTCGAATACTTTTAGACTAGGCATAAACATCTCCTGATAATCTTCAAAATAATCGATGCGTCGCGATCGATTTACCTAAGCGTTGGATTGGGTGCTTCAGGTGGACGAGTGCGCGGGCGACACGCACGGCTGCCACGAGGCGGCGGAGTGCAGCAACACGCCCGGCTCCTACACGTGCCGGTGTCGCGACGGCTACCAGGGCGACGGCTACACCTGCACGCGTGAGTCTCATATAAATACACTACGTCTTAATTTGGGAAAAGgaggttttaaagaagaagaatatgTAAATATACTGCCACAACGGCCAATTTAATAAAGAGaaaaacggtcaagtgcgagttcttCTAGCTCGcgcaccaagggttccgtacaaactttaaattatctcatgtatagtctgttttttattccgtagactacaatgacgtttcatatgtaagacatgacatttcttagtaccacatgaaatgtcattttagtctacggaataaaaaaacagaatataactATAAACAGAAAAGAGGTAATAGAAGTAGTATACTAAGCAATCTAAGCATAATTGAGtacatctatcggcaaattgacTAATTTGCGTGATCTGTATTGTGCACATTGACTTGTCAATTTAGTTCGCCTGATTCTGGAGGTAACTTTAGTATCTAGCCTTTGAGATTTTACCCCCTCTCCCCatagtaaattaaaatgaaattaaaaataacgctTTCAATGCGTGTGCGTGTGTTGCCTTGTTCGTAACTATTTCAAACTTCATATCGATAGGAggttcgcgcgtttatgtctacagagatactcccccccccccctttttttCTCCGaagaataattatgaaatttttacataaagtTAAGTACTGCAACTTAACAggaaatatataattacaacTCTCATGAGAACTTTTTTCTCAATTAACAACCTTACacatcaatttttgaaatcggttcacatcaTAGAGAATTAttctcgaaaaaccaacatacgtgcattacatcgcgtaAATTACATAGACAATTTGGCGATAGaaggcgctgtacacaattatacttagtataggtagtTCTGATCAAAATTCTTTATATTTACacaagataattcaaagtttgtccGGAACcttcggtgcgcgagtaaaacgaactcgcactgaCCAGTTTTCTTTATAATAGGTACACATGTATTTCACTTTCCTCATGTTGAGTGTTTAACctttttccaggcatagtacgatttatcgaccacatacgcgccattagaatttcaactttagcattccgatttaaggttcaaattagattacactttcaggaaatgttacgtacttgtcttcaaatgaatcatcaaagctggattaattggaatatatttggattttttgggaaaaccttggaactctggtgaaaggcaccatttcagtctcgacTATCGGCGCGCgttctcactgcgttcgagcgccaaacaacttcgactgaaatgagtgcttttcatcccttggttttAACTAGGGAGTGCTCCCGATACTGATTTTCTATATAAACACAGTAccggaaccgggaattcccggttcccGGCATACAAACTCAACACCGGGAGCATTCCCTAGTTGTAATAATCTACTATTGATACCGACCTACATAGAGGACGAACGGTTCCAGCGATCTGCACGGGCGGGTGCCTGAACGGCGGGTCGTGCGTGGCGCCGGAGCGGTGCTCGTGCGCGGGCGGGTTCGGCGGCGCGCGCTGCGAGCGCGACCGCGACGAGTGCCGCGAGCCCGACgcgtgcgcgccgcgcgccgagTGCGTCAACACGCCCGGCTCCTACTACTGCGTGTGCCGCGCCGGATACCGGAAAGACCCGTTGCGGGACCACTGTGAAGGTGACTCATTTTTGCTGGCTATTCGGgtataaaaaatcgaaaatattaTTCAGAGTGTGCTTACCCATTTGAGGAAAGTTGTTCTACATATCTTCGCTGCGCTTGTAAATTGCGACATGTGCGcgatttttgaaataattaaaattatacattttcctTTCTTAAAATTTGACAGATTCTTACGATATCTTGCTACTGCTTTTAATTTTCTAAATAAGtaatagtttatgtgactgctacatacagtatagtgttggtaggaactcgagtcttttgagtctgaatttgaagaactcgacttgtttttaGGCGAGTCATTAATTGAGTCTTTATTAAGagaactcaaaaggactcgagcctccgaataaagactccggcAACAATTTCATAgctttaacctaaataaaagtaaagacattatgtataaataaaatatgtataaataaattttgttggCTACCTACAGGACAGGCTTTGCCTAGTGTAGGAACCATGTAGAATTTAGTCCTTGTTTATGTTATTCGAGTACCTGCTTATCTCTTATGCCTAATATTTATGCCCATTATCAATCCAtgtactgaaataaataaatactttactttactactttaaaaaaaataaaagtaaagaccTTGTGTGCCTAATCCACGTATATTACTtaaagaaattattattatttcgaaattttgtaaacaaaaaaattgagaGTTCTTTGAAAAGAACTCAAGTCCCCACAAAAGGCTCGAGTcgctaacaagttgaaaagaactcgagtttagacttTATATGTGAGTCTGGAAAACTGAGTCAAGTTTCAAAGCCCCTGCTTTCTGAGTTTCAAAACTCGAAAGTCTCAAAGGACTCGAGGCTTAACCAACATtagctacataatgaaaggcattaaagtACGAGTGCAGGTTTATGAAACAAACGAaatgagtttcttaaaaggatcacacgagtattttaatcccttattatgtacagttacatagaGTCTGTGCAGAAAGAGAAGAGCCGTGGCAGAAATGGGAACTaacattatcaattttatatggCAATCAAACCTTACATATAGATACCTGTCTAATGAAAAGTAAACAAACGTATgtcattgtatatttttatttacaaaacagcAAGATTTATGTATGGAATAATATCGAACCGAGATAAAATCGTACATATTTTAACAAGggaaattacattttaatattttattttgtttcgtcAGCGAGAAAAATCGGCTAAAAGCTTCACTATCGACTTACATACAATACATAGAAAGTGTTTCCGCTATAACGGGTATTTATactattgtatttaatattgaattattacCTATTCAATTACGTATCGCAGATTAATTATTAGGGGGACcctaatctttattgcacaaaagaaaaccttatagtacaaaaggcggacttaatgccatgaggcattctctaccagtcaacctttatgcaaagcagagagattgtaggcggtgctaCTTAACAActacaaccaaatataatataatacaataacatcatatcgataaactatcgacatttcttaaaattttaattttacttgaaaggaCTTAACTATACCTAAAATGAACAAAAAACGCTTTTATTCTTTATCGTGGTTATCCGTCACGATTTTATCGTGACGATACAGGTTGAAATGAAGGGAAAGTCccaatttttaattacaatacatacctaaataactactaaaatatgttttccgtaagaattgagttattttattatattataatagtattttatgcaacagttgtataagaagggtcaaaaaaggcgagtggcgtgagttacaatgtgagccggagccgaaggcgtaggcgaacattgtaaaggaatacgccacgagcattttttgacctacttatacaacgttgcatacaatatttttcctacgagtcaacaaaaataaatcttaatttaggtaaacaaagcaaaagtatatagccaagacgcgcgagcataccttgttagacgcccggcccgccccgggccgcggccggccggtccgcGATACCTCGtgactcatgaggccctggtacttgctacttgctaaattaaatttttggccagttttttctcaattttggccaccgtagcctacggagactaacaagcaacgctaagcggtcttcgtagtctatgggtgttgctatattacgggtgtcacatgcgtgtttctgacttatgaagtaattatttttactatgcaaccaaatgaatattttgtaagttggaagcaatgcacttagtttcatattcgttttggttttgtccAACTCCATAGTGAAAATATCATTATCATCTTcatttttcatagtgaaaaaaaattgacttatgaaggaaaatgtgaaaaaaaatacaccccccccccccgccttatctccgaagtttacgaatgaaaaattatgaaatttttattcaataataactttgtcataaagattacaggaaaaataaaaaattataaaaaaaaattattaacaaaaaacattttgtaatttaatttgcaatttaatcccgtttgccgttgtgtttattatatttgaaattcctatgagatTACAATAAAGGCAccatctttcaaataaaataaaaattattgaaatcggtaGCTTATCGATATCGGTAGATCGGATCCAACTCAAAATAGGCacaatttcattaaatattgtACAGCGAGCACCTAAACTTTATTCATTAAATCAAAATGGTCATGAAATATTGCAGCTTATATAGGTTGTTGAAACTAAAAATGAGACAAACGCTTGAATATTCACCTTGTTGTTGCAGATGTAGACGAGTGCGCGCTAGGCGAGCACACGTGTCCGAAGCATGCGCGCTGCGTCAACACCGACGGCGGCTTCAGCTGCGAGTGCGAAGTGCCCGACTGCGAGTTAGGTCAGTACCTCCGCGTACCtccgaaataataataatatcttgaGAAACCATAAACACTCGAACCCGCAATTAAGCTTTCAGCCATCAAATCATTGAATTCTTCTTACACTATTTTACTAACCGACTTAAATTTTAACGGTTGGAAGATGTACATGACCGAGGCATAACTACTTCATGTGCACTTGCGCAGCTGATGAATGATGCTGATGGTGTACTACTTGAACATATCAATGACAACTTCATTCATAATTATCCTTCTTGGCACTAAATCTGTCAACTATAATTGAGGATCGTAAGCTCAGATGCTCCGCGTTTTTCCCTTTCTCTGACGGTCGGACGGTCGTGTATTAACAGTCGGGTTTGAAAAGTCCACTTGCGAAACGAAAAAATCCAAATGGCTCTTTCAAAACCCTGCTATTCTGACCTGCCAACCTGACAACCCAAATGAAAAATGATGATAACGAAAAAGATATGTCGCAGGATGCTGGTGGCAGGGCGAGACGAAGCGGGACGGATCGCATTGGAGCGAGGCGGGCGGCTGCCGCGCGTGCGCCTGCAGCCGCGGCGTGGCCGCGTGTCGCCGCGCGCCCTGCGCCTGCGACCACGACAACTCCACTTCGCAGGTAGCActccggcggcggcggcctgcTGGCCCCCTGGCAGGGCTAGACAATATGTCGCAGGATGCTGCTGGCAGGGCGAGATGAAGCGGGACGGATCGCATTGGAGCGAGGCGGGCGGCTGCCGCGCGTGCGCCTGCAGCCGCGGAGTGGCCGCATGTCGCCGCGCGCCCTGCGCCTGCGACCACGACAACTCCACTTCGCAGGTAGCActccggcggcggcggcctgcTGGCCCCCTGGCAGGGCTAGACAATATGTCGCAGGATGCTGCTGGCAGGGCGAGATGAAGCGGGACGGATCGCATTGGAGCGAGGCGGGCGGCTGCCGCGCGTGCGCCTGCAGCCGCGGAGTGGCCGCATGTCGCCGCGCGCCCTGCGCCTGCGACCACGACAACTCCACTTCGTAGGTAGCACTCTGGCGGCGGCGGCCTGCTGGCCCCCTGGCAGGGCTAGACAATATTTCGCAGGATGCTGCTGGCAGGGCGAGATGAAGCGGGACGGATCGCATTGGAGCGAGGCGGGCGGCTGCCGCGCGTGCGCCTGCAGCCGCGGAGTGGCCGCATGTCGCCGCGCGCCCTGCGCCTGCGACCACGACAACTCCACTTCGTAGGTAGCACTCTGGCGGCGGCGGCCTGCTGGCCCCCTGGCAGGGCTAGACAATATTTCGCAGGATGCTGCTGGCAGGGCGAGATGAAGCGGGACGGGTCGCACTGGAGCGAGGCGGGCGGCTGCCGCGCGTgcctccataggctacggagccTGATTACAATCGgtcgggccgtatacttgtttgccaccgacgtagtataaagaaAATGTATACCTATTTATGATAGAGTTATAGATAGcgtacatactgcttttcacttATATTCCGAAGAAAATGTTACATATTAAACCGTATTTTATGGTGCTGGGGTACACGCCGCCCTGATCATGCCCGTTGCgtgattgtatgtatgtaaatacttatttatgtaaACACTTATTGTACATAAGTATTGTCTGGCAAGTTTTGAACTCTATTGTCAAGTACATAAGGGTCATTATTATTATGGCTTCAGTTCattgggactatttcgccagtatcaaggtgttaggagctttaaatacgactaaaattatATGGTTAGTTAGTACACGTCTACAAGACAGTGTAccgtgattttattagctcttgaAAAGCGCTTGCTGGACTTTAccccggccgttgactccaaaatgatGGTTAAAgacgtttcaagattaattctccattagTACctatactgtataataagctatagatattacactttaaacaatagtCATGAGCTAAAAACAAGGGATCAGGAGGCTAACTATCAACATGGCGCATGAGCCGGAAGACCAATAAGGGTCTTAATAGATGTTTTCATTTCACTTTATGCACTAGCCTCTTGACGACTGGGTTTCAATATTTGCCAGCTTAATTTCAACTCTGTCAAATAGACAGAGAGTCAAAACTTAATTGGGCCTATgtactggacccgggtacgtccttaaactacgtccaaaagagaggtatgggcattgtgaatttcatctcgctttgtgtggtagggcacagccagtggatgtcattccagatctagagcagagcccaactggagaagtacctccaccttacagaaaaccgcagccaaataacactagaccctactcatagtgtcgtgttcctgccggtaagtaaggttgccagagctcaacgaggggggggggggggggatttagggtcggcaacgcgcatgtaactcctctggagctgcaggcgtacataagctacggagagtgcttaccatcaggcgagccgtatgcttgtttgccaacgacgtagtataaaagaaaaaaaaaactgtaggaTGTGGGTCATCAGGAGGCTAGAACCATTTAAAGCTTTTTCCCAGCCTAGATGAACCTAGACGATTAAAGATGAACTTTATACTCATAAAGAGAAGtgaaaatctatatctaaattaTAGCCTGCACGTTTATGTTGAGCTAGAAAATCAAAGGCATAAAAACCATGACAATCACAAACTAGAATTAATAAAACTTACCAATAGGCTTTTACCTGATGCGCACTAAGAATAGTGTGTACTGTGTACTGAGTGTGTTGTATTTGCCAGGTGTCGGGCTTCGCGCCGGCGGCATGCTGCCCGCACTGCGAGCCGCGGTTCCACTGCCGGCACCAGGAGATGCACCACGTCACCTTCCGCAGCGGCGAGCGCTGGCTCTACCAGTGCCAGATTTGCGAATGCCTGGTTGGTATCACTCACTTAAAGTATTCCTTTTTCTGCTTAAACCAGTCGCAcggctgttttttttaaagcagtTATGTGAATATTGTGAATGAATGAAACTGTATAAACTGTTCTGCTTCGGTTTTGATCAGCCAATAAGTTGTATCCGTGGGAATACGACAACTGGCCTAGGACCGATAACCGGCGTATACTTTTTTGAGTAAGTAGATTTACACGGCCTGTTTTCAATTGATTCATTGATTCGAACTGAGCTAACTCCGCGCAGATTTTGCAATCATAAAAAGTGACACTATTATACTTTGTCATGTATTGCTCGATCGAGTTTAGTATATACTTATATTGGGCTACCGAGTAAACAATGCGTGGTGGTAACTAAGTCCAGTACGGCAGGTCCCTGACATGTCGCATGTTTGCAGCTGGGCGAGGTGGACTGCTGGGAGCCGGCGTGCGAGGAGAGCGGCGCGTGCTGCGCGCGCGAGGGAGCGGGACAGGGCGCGTGGCGCGCGCACCGCCTGCAGCTGGCCGGCTGCCAGCTGCCGCACTGCCGCGCCTGCCAGGTGCCTACACACACGCCCGCCGCCTGCCCGCACACACATGCACACACTCTTCAAACTCTAGTCGTGCCCGAAGCATGCTAACGTCTAACGTTTGTCGtgagaactcttcaaatattttctGCGCCAGCCAATATAAGTTTTCTTACCGTTCCCCGGCCTGAACCTCTTGTAATCTATTTGTCATTGGGAAAAGAATTTTACATAATATCTTACTCATTTGGGAAATGGAACGTGTGAAACAAAGGAAATAAGATTGAAAAGTATTGAACTGTCGCTAGAATCATCAAAAGTACCAGAGTTGTTCTAATACGGGGACGATAACGTAAGTAGAGGATGGGAAATTCTCACATTATTTTGCCACTCTGACCTCCAccgataaataataataataatacaataataataactttattgtacataaaaaaaaagcacGTTACATAAAGAACACAATACACAATAACTGCCAGACGTCCAGGTCATGTGATAAAGACCATAATTATAGCAAGCTAACTTTTTCTGGGCCTATCTGTTTATAACAAAGATTAAAGGATAAGGCAGATAACTGAAAACTGAGTAAGTATGTAGGGTATCAAACTAATGCTAATATCACTTTCAGTTGTACTTGTATAAACGCTATTTCTCTCCTGCAAACCGCGAAAATATGTTCCGAGCGAATTCGATAAACGCTGGCAGCTTCGATCGCGATACAATTGTTCTTCACATTTTTAAGGTGAACAATGATGCCAGTGTCCGAGTCAGATGAATTACTCGTAGCTCGAGACGTTATTTTCGCGGCTGAGGCATATGGCTTCCTTTCCGCTTCCATGTGGAACTCGCTTGATGTGTGTAACTGACCTGCGTTGACAAGTGCCCCGGCTTGGGCTGACTAACCGCGAGTCGCTTGAGATGGTCGTGTGATCGCCTCGTTTCGCTTGTTGCAGGGAGGCCAGTGTGCTACTTTGGTGAGCAATCTCGCGTGTTGTGTGCATCGGTAACCACCCCACTCTTTTATTCATTCGTACATTGCTATATTAACAAGTGTTTATTTGTCGCTCGTGTTTAGGTTGGATTTGTTAAGAGACGCCCAAATATTGGCTTGTATGGGGGTATGAACCTTCGACATCTTGATTAACTGAGTATAttcttttttgttaataattaacTTCATACCTACCTTTAATTATGACGCTTCAATTTGACTTTTTGAAGGAACGCTTTTTCAAGTTACGTAAGAAATCATGCCTAAGTATAATACTTAACAAATCACAGTCAAACACACTTCCATTCCAGGTATCATTATGTTGCATGTCTATTCattttaatcatcatcatttaccTATTGAGCATGGTGAtattgg
Above is a genomic segment from Cydia pomonella isolate Wapato2018A chromosome 4, ilCydPomo1, whole genome shotgun sequence containing:
- the LOC133517158 gene encoding protein kinase C-binding protein NELL1-like isoform X2 — protein: MAGARALVAACCWWWLTIAAATELDLLGALSLHNTSRAGVSVAPGMQPQRTAYTLQGDSRSLQVEGAAFERAAELLRRSPEFTVLASLKQEPANSGTILSFSHGYNRYLEVQSSGRRDEVRLHYVAAGEAGEARVETFPFRLADGAWHRLALAVSGAQATLLVDCHPLYRRLIAPPDRNFTQPQLTLWVGQRNSKHSLFKGTLQDVRLVSGPHGYLAQCPGLDSECPTCGQFALLQATVQELTTHIHDLSLKLVGAEARLARLEQCDCQKSCYSNGSVHADGATWKSGDCNRCSCVHGEITCRPVECERTDCKNPVLPPGACCPTCLRHCLLKGTLYEHGDRFAPKECAECVCHDGNMQCTRVDPDSACPPLPCDPPDQFTVPGECCKFCPGVDYCSMGHTCDENATCMNLNTKYTCKCNQGFEGDGITCEDVDECSEAGGLYGHHCHSNTRCVNVVGGYVCQCLPGYTRRDKFNCVEVDECAGDTHGCHEAAECSNTPGSYTCRCRDGYQGDGYTCTPICTGGCLNGGSCVAPERCSCAGGFGGARCERDRDECREPDACAPRAECVNTPGSYYCVCRAGYRKDPLRDHCEDVDECALGEHTCPKHARCVNTDGGFSCECEVPDCELGCWWQGETKRDGSHWSEAGGCRACACSRGVAACRRAPCACDHDNSTSQVSGFAPAACCPHCEPRFHCRHQEMHHVTFRSGERWLYQCQICECLLGEVDCWEPACEESGACCAREGAGQGAWRAHRLQLAGCQLPHCRACQGGQCATLSGPGLDAGAGAGGGVGAARAGRGAAPQAPRRAALEPP
- the LOC133517158 gene encoding protein kinase C-binding protein NELL1-like isoform X1, which produces MAGARALVAACCWWWLTIAAATELDLLGALSLHNTSRAGVSVAPGMQPQRTAYTLQGDSRSLQVEGAAFERAAELLRRSPEFTVLASLKQEPANSGTILSFSHGYNRYLEVQSSGRRDEVRLHYVAAGEAGEARVETFPFRLADGAWHRLALAVSGAQATLLVDCHPLYRRLIAPPDRNFTQPQLTLWVGQRNSKHSLFKGTLQDVRLVSGPHGYLAQCPGLDSECPTCGQFALLQATVQELTTHIHDLSLKLVGAEARLARLEQCDCQKSCYSNGSVHADGATWKSGDCNRCSCVHGEITCRPVECERTDCKNPVLPPGACCPTCLRHCLLKGTLYEHGDRFAPKECAECVCHDGNMQCTRVDPDSACPPLPCDPPDQFTVPGECCKFCPGVDYCSMGHTCDENATCMNLNTKYTCKCNQGFEGDGITCEDVDECSEAGGLYGHHCHSNTRCVNVVGGYVCQCLPGYTRRDKFNCVEVDECAGDTHGCHEAAECSNTPGSYTCRCRDGYQGDGYTCTPICTGGCLNGGSCVAPERCSCAGGFGGARCERDRDECREPDACAPRAECVNTPGSYYCVCRAGYRKDPLRDHCEDVDECALGEHTCPKHARCVNTDGGFSCECEVPDCELGCWWQGETKRDGSHWSEAGGCRACACSRGVAACRRAPCACDHDNSTSQVSGFAPAACCPHCEPRFHCRHQEMHHVTFRSGERWLYQCQICECLLGEVDCWEPACEESGACCAREGAGQGAWRAHRLQLAGCQLPHCRACQGGQCATLVSNLACCVHRAGPGWTLALALAAAWARRARAGAQHRKHRGARR
- the LOC133517158 gene encoding protein kinase C-binding protein NELL1-like isoform X3, translated to MAGARALVAACCWWWLTIAAATELDLLGALSLHNTSRAGVSVAPGMQPQRTAYTLQGDSRSLQVEGAAFERAAELLRRSPEFTVLASLKQEPANSGTILSFSHGYNRYLEVQSSGRRDEVRLHYVAAGEAGEARVETFPFRLADGAWHRLALAVSGAQATLLVDCHPLYRRLIAPPDRNFTQPQLTLWVGQRNSKHSLFKGTLQDVRLVSGPHGYLAQCPGLDSECPTCGQFALLQATVQELTTHIHDLSLKLVGAEARLARLEQCDCQKSCYSNGSVHADGATWKSGDCNRCSCVHGEITCRPVECERTDCKNPVLPPGACCPTCLRHCLLKGTLYEHGDRFAPKECAECVCHDGNMQCTRVDPDSACPPLPCDPPDQFTVPGECCKFCPGVDYCSMGHTCDENATCMNLNTKYTCKCNQGFEGDGITCEDVDECSEAGGLYGHHCHSNTRCVNVVGGYVCQCLPGYTRRDKFNCVEVDECAGDTHGCHEAAECSNTPGSYTCRCRDGYQGDGYTCTPICTGGCLNGGSCVAPERCSCAGGFGGARCERDRDECREPDACAPRAECVNTPGSYYCVCRAGYRKDPLRDHCEDVDECALGEHTCPKHARCVNTDGGFSCECEVPDCELGCWWQGETKRDGSHWSEAGGCRACACSRGVAACRRAPCACDHDNSTSQVSGFAPAACCPHCEPRFHCRHQEMHHVTFRSGERWLYQCQICECLLGEVDCWEPACEESGACCAREGAGQGAWRAHRLQLAGCQLPHCRACQSGPGLDAGAGAGGGVGAARAGRGAAPQAPRRAALEPP